The following coding sequences lie in one Pseudomonas syringae CC1557 genomic window:
- a CDS encoding AAA family ATPase: MEHREALIALRTFLSTQILGQEKLIERLLIALLADGHMLVEGAPGLAKTKAIKELAEGIEAQFHRIQFTPDLLPADITGTEIYRPETGSFVFQQGPIFHNLVLADEINRAPAKVQSALLEAMAERQVSVGRSTYDLSPLFLVMATQNPIEQEGTYPLPEAQLDRFLMHVKIGFPDAAVERKILQQARGEALNGETKPERRVSQQAIFAARKEILGLYMADAVEEYLVQLVMATRTPAKFDPELAEWIAYGASPRGSISLDRCARAHAWLAGRDFVSPEDIQAVLFDVLRHRVILSFEAEAAGIDQDRVIQRILDVVAVA; encoded by the coding sequence ATGGAACATCGTGAAGCGCTGATTGCGCTGCGAACATTTCTTTCAACGCAAATCCTTGGCCAGGAAAAGCTGATCGAACGCCTGCTGATCGCTCTGCTCGCCGACGGCCATATGCTGGTCGAAGGTGCGCCCGGTCTGGCCAAGACCAAAGCCATCAAGGAACTCGCCGAAGGCATCGAGGCGCAGTTCCACCGCATCCAGTTCACCCCCGACCTGTTGCCTGCCGACATCACCGGCACCGAAATTTATCGCCCGGAGACCGGCAGCTTCGTGTTCCAGCAAGGGCCGATCTTCCATAACCTGGTGCTGGCTGACGAAATCAATCGAGCGCCGGCCAAGGTCCAGTCGGCGTTGCTCGAAGCCATGGCCGAGCGTCAGGTCAGTGTCGGGCGTAGCACCTACGACCTGTCGCCACTGTTTCTGGTCATGGCGACCCAAAACCCTATCGAACAGGAAGGCACCTACCCGCTGCCCGAAGCCCAGCTCGACCGCTTTCTGATGCACGTCAAGATCGGATTCCCGGACGCTGCCGTCGAACGCAAGATCCTCCAGCAGGCGCGCGGCGAAGCGCTCAACGGCGAAACCAAGCCTGAGCGCCGCGTCAGCCAGCAGGCGATCTTCGCCGCGCGCAAGGAAATCCTTGGCCTGTACATGGCCGACGCGGTCGAGGAGTACCTGGTGCAACTGGTCATGGCCACCCGCACCCCGGCCAAGTTCGACCCGGAACTGGCTGAATGGATTGCCTACGGGGCCAGCCCGCGCGGCTCCATCTCGCTGGACCGCTGCGCCCGCGCCCACGCATGGCTGGCCGGGCGCGACTTTGTCAGCCCCGAGGACATTCAGGCCGTGCTGTTCGATGTACTGCGCCACCGGGTCATCCTGTCGTTCGAGGCCGAAGCCGCCGGGATCGATCAGGACCGCGTGATTCAGCGCATCCTTGACGTCGTGGCCGTCGCCTGA
- a CDS encoding DUF58 domain-containing protein — MQPFLIPQPGIRVSLSELIEMRHRVREVQLFSTPSRRSPLIGLHHSKLRGRGVDFDQVRVYQAGDDVRSIDWRVTARTQEPHTKLFHEERERPIFILVEQSRRLFFGSGLMFKSVLAAQAAALIGWAALEHNDRVGGLVFGDDEHYEIKPRRSKQSLLQLLNRLVRVNQSLHTEIPADRDAFGTALRRAREVLRPGSLVIVLCDERALSDAAEQQLSLLSRHSDLLLLPISDPLDRALPAAGLLRFAERDAQLELDTLNPELRRAYRQQGEDRSARWERLAQKLRVLLMPLSTQAELVEQLREYLNLQRPVKRK, encoded by the coding sequence ATGCAACCCTTCCTGATCCCCCAGCCGGGTATTCGTGTCAGCCTCAGCGAGCTGATCGAAATGCGTCATCGGGTGCGGGAAGTGCAGCTGTTTTCAACCCCGAGCCGACGCAGCCCGTTGATCGGCCTGCACCATTCCAAACTGCGCGGGCGTGGTGTGGATTTCGATCAGGTTCGGGTCTATCAGGCGGGTGACGATGTACGCAGCATCGACTGGCGTGTCACTGCCCGCACTCAGGAACCGCACACCAAACTGTTCCACGAAGAGCGTGAACGGCCGATTTTCATCCTGGTAGAGCAAAGCCGTCGGCTGTTTTTCGGCTCAGGGCTGATGTTCAAGTCCGTGCTGGCCGCTCAGGCTGCCGCATTGATCGGCTGGGCGGCACTGGAGCACAACGACCGGGTCGGCGGGCTGGTGTTCGGCGACGACGAGCATTACGAAATCAAGCCGCGCCGCAGCAAACAGAGCTTGCTGCAACTGCTCAACCGCCTGGTACGGGTCAATCAGTCACTGCACACCGAAATCCCGGCAGACCGCGATGCCTTTGGTACGGCACTGCGCCGCGCCCGTGAAGTGCTGCGCCCCGGCAGCCTGGTGATCGTGCTGTGCGACGAACGTGCCTTGTCCGATGCTGCCGAGCAACAGCTGAGCCTGTTGTCACGTCACAGTGACCTGCTGTTGCTGCCGATCTCCGATCCGCTGGATCGCGCCCTGCCCGCTGCGGGCCTGCTGCGTTTTGCCGAACGCGACGCGCAACTGGAGCTCGACACCCTCAACCCCGAGTTGCGCAGAGCCTATCGGCAACAGGGCGAAGACCGCTCCGCACGCTGGGAACGGCTGGCGCAGAAACTGCGGGTGTTGCTCATGCCCTTGAGCACCCAGGCCGAGCTGGTTGAGCAACTGCGCGAATACCTGAATCTCCAGCGGCCGGTGAAGCGCAAATGA
- the mntP gene encoding manganese efflux pump MntP yields MNPISLLFLALAMSTDAFAAALGKGASLHKPRFIEALRTGLIFGAIETITPVIGWGIGQVAARFAESWDHWIAFTLLLVLGLHMIYNGIKHDDEDEQEKPGTHSFWILAVTAFATSIDALAVGVGLAFVDVNIMVAALAIGLATTVMVTIGVMLGRVLGSMVGKRAEIIGGIVLIAVGAAILYEHLSAAA; encoded by the coding sequence GTGAACCCGATTTCCCTCCTCTTTCTTGCGCTTGCCATGTCCACGGACGCCTTTGCTGCGGCTCTCGGTAAAGGAGCAAGCCTGCATAAGCCACGCTTTATCGAAGCGTTACGTACCGGCCTGATTTTCGGTGCCATCGAGACCATTACCCCGGTAATAGGCTGGGGTATCGGTCAAGTAGCGGCCCGCTTTGCTGAAAGCTGGGACCACTGGATCGCCTTCACGCTGTTGCTGGTACTCGGCCTGCACATGATCTACAACGGCATCAAACATGACGACGAGGACGAGCAGGAAAAACCGGGCACCCATTCTTTCTGGATTCTTGCCGTCACTGCGTTCGCTACCAGCATCGATGCACTCGCGGTTGGCGTAGGCCTGGCGTTTGTCGACGTCAATATCATGGTCGCTGCGTTGGCTATCGGCCTGGCCACCACCGTGATGGTTACCATTGGCGTGATGCTAGGCCGGGTACTTGGCAGCATGGTTGGCAAGCGCGCTGAAATCATTGGCGGCATCGTGCTGATCGCGGTTGGCGCGGCCATTCTCTATGAGCACTTGTCAGCGGCGGCTTGA
- a CDS encoding NAD-glutamate dehydrogenase, translated as MAFFTAASKSDFQHQLQAALAQHISEQALPQVALFAEQFFGIISLDELTQRRLSDLAGCTLSAWRLLERFEHAHPQVRVYNPDYERHGWQSTHTAVEVLHHDLPFLVDSVRTELNRRGYSIHTLQTTVLSVRRGANGELLELLPKGATGEDVLQESLMYLEIDRCASASELNVLARELEQVLGEVRVAVEDFAPMKARLHDLLASIDANQSNTDEQEKAEIKVFLQWLVDNHFTFLGYEEFEVRTDANGGQLVYDESSFLGLTRLLRPGLSHEDLHIEDYAVKYLQEPVLLSFAKAAHPSRVHRPAYPDYVSIRQIDASGKVIKECRFMGLYTSSVYGESVRQIPYIRRKVAEVERRSGFDAKAHLGKELAQVVEVLPRDDLFQTPVDELFTTVMSIVQIQERNKIRVFLRKDPYGRFCYCLAYVPRDVYSTEVRQKIQQVLMDRLKASDCEFWTFFSESVLARVQLILRVDPKVNLEIDVAQLENEVIQACRSWKDDYASLVVESFGEAQGTNVLADFPKGFPAGYRERFAAHSAVVDMQHVLSLSETNPLVMSFYQPLAGDRQQLHCKLYHADTPLALSDVLPILENLGLRVLGEFPYRLHHANGREFWIHDFAFTYGEGLNLDIQQLNDTLQDAFVHIVRGDAENDAFNRLVLTAGLPWRDVALLRAYARYLKQIRLGFDLGYIATTLNNHTDIARELTRLFKTRFYLARKLGSDDLDDKQLRLEQAILTALDDVQVLNEDRILRRYLDLIKATLRTNFYQSDANGQSKGYFSFKFNPRLIPELPKPVPKFEIFVYSPRVEGVHLRFGNVARGGLRWSDREEDFRTEVLGLVKAQQVKNSVIVPVGAKGGFVPRRLPTTGNRDEVQAEAIACYRIFISGLLDITDNLKEGVLVPPVNVVRHDDDDPYLVVAADKGTATFSDIANGIAIDYGFWLGDAFASGGSAGYDHKKMGITAKGAWVGVQRHFRERDINVQQDSISVIGIGDMAGDVFGNGLLMSDKLQLVAAFNHLHIFIDPNPDPATSFVERQRLFNLPRSSWTDYDTSIMSAGGGIFPRSLKSIAITEQMKTRFDIKADKLTPTELLHALLKAPVDLLWNGGIGTYVKSSEESHADVGDKANDALRVDGNELRCKVVGEGGNLGMTQLGRVEFGLNGGATNTDFIDNAGGVDCSDHEVNIKILLNEVVQAGDMTEKQRNQLLESMTDEVGHLVLGNNYKQTQALSLAARRAYERIAEYKRLMSDLEARGKLDRAIEFLPAEDQIAERVAAGHGLTRAELSVLISYSKIDLKEALLESRVPDDDYLTRDMETAFPPSLGARFSTAMRGHRLKREIVSTQIANDLVNHMGITFVQRLKESTGMSAAAVAGAYVIVRDIFHLPHWFRQIEALDYKVSAEIQLALMDELMRLGRRATRWFLRSRRNELDAGRDVAHFGPHLAALGLKLDELLEGPTREVWQTRYQAYVEAGVPELLARMVAGTTHLYTLLPIIEASDVTGQNAADVAKAYFAVGSALDITWYLQQISSLPVENNWQALAREAFRDDVDWQQRAITVSVLQMADGPSDIEERLALWLEQHSLMVERWRAMLVDIRAASGTDYAMYAVANRELLDLAMSGQGITV; from the coding sequence ATGGCGTTCTTCACCGCAGCCAGCAAATCCGACTTCCAGCATCAACTGCAAGCGGCACTGGCTCAGCACATCAGCGAACAGGCACTGCCACAAGTGGCGCTGTTCGCCGAGCAATTCTTCGGCATCATTTCTCTGGACGAACTCACCCAGCGTCGCCTGTCCGATCTGGCAGGCTGCACCTTGTCTGCCTGGCGTCTGCTGGAGCGTTTCGAACACGCTCACCCGCAGGTCCGGGTCTACAACCCCGATTACGAGCGTCACGGATGGCAATCGACTCACACTGCCGTTGAAGTGCTGCATCACGACCTGCCGTTTCTGGTCGACTCTGTCCGTACCGAACTGAATCGCCGCGGCTACAGTATCCACACCCTGCAAACCACCGTGCTCAGCGTGCGCCGCGGCGCAAACGGCGAACTGCTGGAACTGCTGCCTAAAGGCGCGACCGGCGAAGACGTGCTGCAGGAATCGCTGATGTACCTGGAGATCGACCGTTGCGCCAGCGCCAGCGAGTTGAACGTGCTGGCTCGTGAGCTGGAGCAGGTGCTCGGCGAGGTGCGGGTCGCGGTCGAAGATTTCGCACCGATGAAAGCGCGTCTGCATGATCTGCTGGCGAGCATCGATGCCAACCAGTCCAATACCGACGAGCAAGAGAAGGCCGAGATCAAGGTTTTCCTGCAATGGCTGGTGGATAACCACTTTACCTTTCTGGGTTACGAAGAGTTCGAAGTCCGCACGGACGCCAATGGCGGCCAGCTGGTCTACGACGAATCCTCGTTCCTGGGCCTGACCCGATTGCTGCGCCCGGGGCTGAGCCACGAAGACCTGCACATCGAAGACTATGCAGTGAAATACCTGCAGGAGCCGGTGCTGCTGTCGTTCGCCAAGGCCGCGCATCCAAGCCGCGTACACCGTCCGGCTTACCCGGATTACGTGTCTATCCGGCAGATCGATGCGTCCGGCAAGGTCATCAAGGAATGTCGTTTCATGGGTCTGTACACCTCGTCGGTGTACGGCGAGAGCGTGCGGCAGATCCCGTACATCCGGCGCAAGGTCGCAGAAGTCGAGCGCCGTTCCGGCTTCGATGCCAAGGCGCACCTGGGCAAGGAGCTGGCGCAGGTGGTCGAAGTGCTGCCACGCGACGACCTGTTCCAGACACCGGTGGACGAATTGTTCACGACCGTCATGTCCATCGTGCAGATTCAGGAACGCAACAAGATCCGCGTGTTCCTGCGCAAAGACCCGTACGGCCGTTTCTGCTACTGCCTGGCTTACGTGCCGCGTGACGTTTACTCCACCGAAGTGCGACAGAAGATCCAGCAAGTGCTGATGGATCGCCTGAAGGCCAGCGACTGCGAGTTCTGGACGTTCTTCTCTGAATCGGTGCTGGCGCGGGTGCAACTGATCTTGCGGGTAGACCCTAAGGTCAACCTGGAAATCGACGTTGCCCAACTGGAAAACGAAGTTATTCAGGCCTGCCGTTCGTGGAAGGACGATTACGCCAGCCTGGTCGTGGAAAGCTTCGGTGAAGCGCAAGGCACCAACGTGCTGGCCGACTTCCCGAAAGGCTTCCCGGCCGGTTATCGCGAGCGCTTTGCTGCGCATTCGGCGGTGGTCGACATGCAGCACGTGCTCAGCCTGAGCGAAACCAATCCGCTGGTGATGAGCTTCTATCAGCCACTGGCCGGTGATCGCCAGCAGTTGCATTGCAAGCTGTATCACGCTGACACGCCGCTGGCGCTGTCCGACGTGTTGCCGATTCTGGAAAACCTCGGCCTGCGTGTGCTGGGTGAGTTCCCGTACCGCCTGCACCATGCCAACGGCCGCGAGTTCTGGATTCATGACTTTGCCTTTACCTACGGCGAAGGCCTTAACCTCGACATTCAGCAGCTCAACGACACCTTGCAGGACGCCTTCGTGCACATCGTGCGCGGCGATGCCGAAAACGATGCGTTCAACCGTCTGGTGCTGACTGCCGGTCTGCCATGGCGTGATGTGGCGTTGCTGCGTGCCTATGCGCGTTACCTGAAGCAGATTCGTCTGGGCTTCGATCTGGGCTACATCGCGACCACACTGAACAACCACACTGACATTGCCCGCGAGCTGACACGGCTGTTCAAGACCCGTTTCTATCTGGCGCGCAAGCTCGGTTCCGACGATCTGGACGACAAGCAATTGCGTCTGGAGCAGGCGATTCTGACCGCGCTGGACGACGTTCAGGTGCTCAACGAAGACCGCATCCTGCGTCGTTATCTGGACCTGATCAAAGCCACGCTGCGCACCAACTTCTATCAGTCCGACGCCAATGGCCAGAGCAAGGGCTACTTCAGCTTCAAGTTCAATCCGCGCCTGATTCCCGAGCTGCCCAAGCCGGTGCCGAAGTTCGAAATCTTTGTTTATTCGCCGCGTGTCGAAGGCGTGCATCTGCGCTTCGGCAACGTAGCGCGTGGCGGCCTGCGCTGGTCGGACCGCGAGGAGGACTTCCGGACCGAAGTACTGGGTCTGGTAAAAGCCCAGCAGGTGAAAAACTCGGTCATCGTGCCGGTCGGTGCCAAAGGCGGCTTCGTGCCTCGTCGCCTGCCCACCACCGGCAATCGTGACGAAGTGCAGGCCGAGGCAATCGCCTGCTACCGCATCTTCATCTCGGGCCTGCTGGACATCACCGACAACCTCAAGGAAGGCGTGCTGGTGCCGCCGGTCAATGTGGTGCGCCACGATGACGACGACCCGTACCTGGTGGTGGCTGCCGACAAGGGCACCGCAACCTTCTCCGACATCGCCAACGGCATCGCCATCGACTACGGCTTCTGGCTGGGCGATGCGTTTGCGTCCGGCGGCTCGGCCGGTTACGACCACAAGAAGATGGGCATCACTGCCAAGGGCGCGTGGGTCGGTGTGCAACGTCACTTCCGCGAGCGCGACATCAACGTGCAGCAGGACAGTATCAGTGTGATCGGTATCGGCGACATGGCCGGTGACGTATTCGGCAACGGCCTGTTGATGTCCGACAAGCTGCAACTGGTCGCAGCGTTCAACCACCTGCACATCTTCATCGATCCGAATCCGGACCCGGCCACCAGCTTTGTCGAGCGTCAGCGCTTGTTCAATCTGCCGCGTTCGTCGTGGACCGATTACGATACCAGCATCATGTCCGCTGGCGGCGGGATCTTCCCGCGCAGCCTGAAGAGCATCGCCATCACCGAACAGATGAAGACGCGCTTCGATATCAAGGCCGACAAGCTGACCCCGACCGAACTGCTGCATGCGTTGCTCAAAGCGCCAGTCGATCTGCTGTGGAACGGCGGCATCGGTACGTACGTCAAATCCAGTGAAGAGTCGCATGCCGATGTGGGCGACAAGGCCAACGATGCGTTGCGTGTCGACGGCAACGAGTTGCGCTGCAAGGTGGTGGGTGAGGGCGGTAACCTGGGCATGACCCAGCTGGGCCGTGTCGAGTTCGGCTTGAATGGCGGCGCGACCAACACCGACTTCATCGACAACGCCGGTGGTGTTGACTGCTCCGACCATGAAGTGAACATCAAGATCCTGCTCAACGAAGTGGTGCAGGCCGGTGACATGACCGAAAAGCAGCGCAACCAGTTGCTCGAAAGCATGACCGACGAAGTGGGTCATCTGGTGCTCGGCAACAACTACAAACAGACTCAGGCGCTGTCGTTGGCAGCACGCCGCGCTTACGAGCGGATTGCTGAATACAAGCGCCTCATGAGCGATCTGGAGGCGCGTGGCAAGCTGGATCGCGCCATCGAGTTCCTGCCTGCCGAAGATCAGATCGCCGAGCGGGTTGCAGCCGGTCATGGCCTGACCCGTGCCGAACTGTCGGTATTGATCTCGTACAGCAAGATCGACCTCAAGGAGGCCCTGCTGGAGTCCCGCGTACCGGATGATGATTATCTGACGCGAGACATGGAAACTGCGTTCCCGCCGTCACTGGGCGCGAGGTTCTCCACGGCCATGCGTGGTCACCGTCTGAAGCGCGAAATCGTCAGCACCCAGATCGCCAACGACCTGGTCAATCACATGGGCATCACCTTCGTGCAGCGGCTCAAAGAGTCGACGGGCATGAGCGCTGCTGCTGTGGCCGGTGCCTACGTGATCGTGCGTGACATCTTCCACCTGCCGCACTGGTTCCGACAGATCGAGGCGCTGGACTACAAGGTTTCGGCTGAAATCCAGTTGGCACTGATGGATGAGCTGATGCGTCTGGGCCGTCGTGCCACGCGCTGGTTCCTGCGCAGCCGTCGCAACGAGCTGGATGCCGGGCGTGATGTGGCGCACTTCGGTCCGCACCTCGCTGCGCTGGGTCTCAAGCTCGACGAACTGCTCGAAGGTCCGACGCGTGAGGTCTGGCAGACTCGCTATCAGGCTTACGTCGAAGCCGGCGTGCCGGAGTTGCTGGCGCGCATGGTTGCCGGGACCACGCACCTGTACACGCTGTTGCCGATCATCGAAGCCTCCGACGTCACCGGGCAGAATGCTGCCGACGTGGCCAAGGCGTACTTTGCAGTGGGCAGCGCGCTGGACATTACCTGGTACTTGCAGCAGATCAGCAGCCTGCCGGTGGAAAATAACTGGCAGGCCCTGGCGCGTGAAGCGTTCCGTGACGATGTCGACTGGCAACAGCGGGCGATCACCGTTTCGGTTCTGCAAATGGCCGACGGCCCGTCGGACATCGAAGAACGTTTGGCCCTGTGGCTTGAGCAGCATTCGCTGATGGTTGAGCGCTGGCGCGCCATGCTGGTCGATATCCGCGCAGCGAGCGGCACCGATTACGCGATGTATGCGGTCGCCAACCGTGAGTTGCTGGACCTGGCCATGAGCGGGCAGGGCATCACTGTGTGA
- a CDS encoding amidohydrolase family protein, producing the protein MHTIFDAHCHIIDPHFPLIANNGFLPEPFGVNEYLSVVKPLGIAGGAVVSGSFQGFDQGYLLDALAKLGPGFVGVTQLPASVTDEELDTLSAAGVRALRFNLKRGGSEQLDQLEVLALRVHERVGWHSELYIDSRELAEIETRLHKLPAISIDHLGLSAEGLPAVLRLAERGAKIKACGFGRVDFPVREALRDIHAANPNALMFGTDLPSTRAPRPFQADDIDLLIDALGEHGARQALWDNAAQFYRR; encoded by the coding sequence ATGCACACCATTTTCGATGCCCACTGCCACATCATCGACCCGCACTTTCCGCTGATCGCCAACAACGGCTTTCTACCCGAGCCGTTCGGCGTCAACGAGTACCTCTCGGTGGTCAAACCGCTGGGAATTGCTGGCGGTGCGGTGGTATCAGGTTCCTTTCAAGGCTTCGATCAGGGCTATCTGCTGGATGCCCTTGCCAAGCTGGGGCCGGGCTTTGTCGGCGTGACCCAACTGCCCGCAAGCGTCACCGATGAAGAACTCGACACCCTGAGTGCTGCAGGCGTTCGTGCCCTGCGCTTCAACCTCAAGCGCGGCGGCTCGGAGCAGCTCGACCAACTGGAAGTCCTGGCGCTGCGCGTGCATGAGCGTGTGGGCTGGCATTCAGAGCTGTACATCGACTCGCGAGAGCTGGCCGAAATCGAAACCCGCCTGCACAAACTGCCCGCCATCAGCATCGATCATCTGGGATTGAGCGCCGAAGGTCTGCCCGCGGTGCTGCGTCTGGCGGAACGCGGCGCGAAAATCAAGGCCTGCGGTTTCGGGCGTGTCGACTTCCCGGTCCGCGAAGCACTCAGGGATATTCACGCCGCCAACCCGAACGCCTTGATGTTCGGCACCGACCTGCCGTCAACCCGGGCACCACGACCATTCCAGGCAGACGACATCGACTTGCTGATCGATGCGCTCGGCGAACATGGCGCACGTCAGGCGCTGTGGGACAACGCAGCGCAGTTTTATCGTCGCTGA
- the acnB gene encoding bifunctional aconitate hydratase 2/2-methylisocitrate dehydratase, translating into MLEAYRKHIEERAAQGIVPQPLNAEQTAGLVELLKNPPAGEEAFLVDLITNRIPPGVDEAAYVKAGFLSALAKGEATSPLIDKKRATELLGTMQGGYNIVTLVELLDDATLAPVAAEQLKHTLLMFDAFHDVAEKAKNGNAHAKAVVQSWADGEWFKKRPTLADKISLRVFKVTGETNTDDLSPAPDAWSRPDIPLHALAMLKMAREGIVPDVQGSIGPMKQIEEMRGQGFPIAYVGDVVGTGSSRKSATNSVLWFFGDDVPYVPNKRAGGFCFGSKIAPIFYNTMEDAGALPIEFDVSNINMGDVIDVYPYAGKVCKHDSDEVITTFEMKTPVLLDEVRAGGRIPLIIGRGLTDKARAELGLGPTDLFKLPEAPVDTGKGFTLAQKMVGKACGLPEGKGVRPGTYCEPKMTTVGSQDTTGPMTRDELKDLACLGFSTDLVMQSFCHTAAYPKPIDVTTHHTLPDFIMTRGGVSLRPGDGIIHSWLNRMLLPDTVGTGGDSHTRFPMGISFPAGSGLVAFAAATGVMPLDMPESILVRFKGKMQPGVTLRDLVHAIPYFAIQAGLLTVEKKGKKNAFSGRILEIEGLDNLSIEQAFELSDASAERSAAGCTIKLAKEPIIEYLNSNITLLRWMIGEGYGDARTLERRAQAMEAWVANPELMVADADAEYAEIIEIDLADIKEPVLCAPNDPDDARLLSSVAGEKIDEVFIGSCMTNIGHFRAAGKLLDQVKGKLPTRLWLSPPTKMDAHQLTEEGYYGIYGKAGARMEMPGCSLCMGNQARVEPNSTVVSTSTRNFPNRLGDGANVYLASAELASVASILGRLPTVEEYMGYANQIDTMAADVYRYLSFDQIAEFREAAANANIPALQV; encoded by the coding sequence GTGCTTGAAGCCTACCGTAAACACATCGAAGAGCGTGCCGCCCAGGGTATCGTGCCCCAGCCGCTTAACGCCGAACAAACTGCAGGCCTGGTCGAGCTGCTGAAAAATCCCCCGGCTGGCGAAGAAGCTTTCCTTGTCGACCTGATCACCAACCGCATTCCGCCAGGCGTTGACGAAGCTGCCTACGTCAAAGCCGGTTTTCTGTCTGCCCTGGCCAAGGGCGAAGCCACTTCTCCCCTGATCGACAAAAAGCGCGCAACCGAACTGTTGGGCACCATGCAGGGCGGTTACAACATCGTCACGCTGGTTGAACTGCTCGACGACGCCACGCTGGCGCCGGTCGCTGCCGAACAGCTCAAGCACACCTTGCTGATGTTCGACGCTTTCCACGACGTGGCCGAAAAAGCCAAGAACGGCAACGCTCACGCCAAGGCTGTCGTACAGTCCTGGGCTGACGGCGAGTGGTTCAAGAAGCGTCCGACCCTGGCCGACAAGATCAGCCTGCGCGTCTTCAAGGTCACTGGCGAAACCAACACCGACGACCTGTCCCCGGCACCTGATGCCTGGTCGCGCCCGGACATCCCGCTGCACGCCCTGGCCATGCTGAAAATGGCTCGCGAAGGCATCGTTCCAGACGTACAGGGCTCCATCGGCCCGATGAAGCAGATCGAAGAAATGCGCGGCCAGGGCTTCCCTATCGCCTATGTCGGTGACGTAGTCGGTACAGGTTCCTCGCGTAAATCGGCTACCAACTCGGTACTGTGGTTCTTCGGCGACGACGTTCCTTATGTACCGAACAAGCGTGCCGGTGGTTTCTGCTTCGGCAGCAAGATCGCTCCGATCTTCTATAACACCATGGAAGATGCGGGCGCTCTGCCAATCGAATTCGACGTTTCGAACATCAACATGGGCGACGTGATCGACGTTTACCCATACGCGGGCAAAGTCTGCAAGCACGACAGCGACGAAGTCATCACCACCTTCGAAATGAAGACCCCGGTGCTGCTCGACGAAGTTCGCGCTGGCGGCCGTATCCCGCTGATCATCGGTCGCGGCCTGACCGACAAGGCGCGTGCCGAACTGGGCCTGGGCCCTACCGATCTGTTCAAACTGCCAGAAGCACCTGTCGACACCGGCAAGGGCTTCACCCTGGCACAGAAAATGGTCGGCAAGGCGTGCGGCCTGCCGGAAGGCAAAGGCGTTCGTCCAGGTACTTACTGCGAACCGAAGATGACCACCGTCGGCTCTCAGGACACCACTGGTCCAATGACCCGTGATGAACTGAAAGACCTGGCGTGCCTGGGCTTCTCGACCGATCTGGTGATGCAGTCCTTCTGCCACACCGCGGCCTATCCAAAGCCGATTGACGTGACTACCCACCACACCCTGCCTGACTTCATCATGACCCGTGGCGGCGTTTCCCTGCGTCCGGGCGACGGCATCATCCACAGCTGGCTGAACCGCATGCTGCTGCCGGACACCGTCGGTACCGGTGGTGACTCGCACACCCGCTTCCCGATGGGCATCTCGTTCCCGGCCGGTTCCGGTCTGGTCGCGTTCGCCGCTGCCACCGGCGTCATGCCGCTGGACATGCCGGAATCGATCCTGGTGCGCTTCAAAGGCAAGATGCAACCGGGCGTCACCCTGCGTGACCTGGTTCATGCCATTCCTTACTTCGCGATTCAGGCTGGCCTGCTGACCGTCGAGAAGAAAGGCAAGAAGAACGCCTTCTCCGGCCGCATCCTGGAAATCGAAGGCCTGGACAACCTGAGCATCGAACAGGCTTTCGAGCTGTCCGACGCCTCGGCCGAACGTTCAGCTGCCGGTTGCACCATCAAGCTGGCCAAAGAGCCGATCATCGAATACCTGAACTCGAACATCACCCTGCTGCGCTGGATGATCGGCGAAGGCTACGGCGATGCACGTACTCTGGAACGTCGCGCCCAGGCGATGGAAGCCTGGGTTGCCAACCCAGAGCTGATGGTTGCCGATGCTGACGCCGAATACGCTGAAATCATCGAAATCGACTTGGCCGATATCAAAGAGCCTGTGCTCTGTGCGCCAAACGATCCAGACGACGCGCGTCTGCTGTCCAGCGTTGCTGGCGAGAAGATCGACGAAGTGTTCATCGGTTCGTGCATGACCAACATCGGTCACTTCCGCGCTGCCGGTAAACTGCTGGATCAGGTCAAGGGTAAGCTTCCAACGCGTCTGTGGCTGTCGCCGCCGACCAAGATGGACGCTCACCAGCTGACCGAGGAAGGCTACTACGGCATCTACGGCAAGGCTGGCGCACGCATGGAAATGCCGGGCTGCTCGCTGTGCATGGGTAACCAGGCACGTGTAGAACCGAACTCGACCGTTGTGTCGACATCGACCCGTAACTTCCCGAACCGCCTGGGTGACGGCGCGAACGTCTACCTGGCCTCCGCCGAGCTGGCGTCTGTTGCTTCGATTCTGGGTCGCCTGCCGACCGTCGAAGAGTACATGGGCTACGCCAACCAGATCGACACCATGGCAGCGGACGTGTACCGCTACCTGAGCTTCGATCAGATCGCCGAGTTCCGTGAAGCCGCTGCAAACGCCAACATTCCGGCCTTGCAAGTGTAA